Proteins from a single region of Haloterrigena alkaliphila:
- a CDS encoding NAD-binding protein has product MAEEGWIRARLPDNWRRLLSIQAAVMLALSVAILSVGTAVVNIGFDFVGGPLAEYVPDPVRDAAGFTGALTGFLMVGSALALRRGLRAGWWATLLLLPLTAAQGLLQSSQFSLPLVVLSLIAIPVVLLNYRRFDKSLSLGTTQIAAGFALLGVQAYGTIGAYALREDFEGITTILDAFYFTLITSSTVGYGDVTPDSGSTEAMLFTMSVLVLGVASFGIAIGALVGPAIQTRITKTLGKMTDTQLELLEDHVLVLGYGELTEPIVDELAANDRQFVVVTNDREAASELSDRDISVVSGDPSDEEPLERAKIERASAILVATNHDAEDALAILTARQLAPETRIVAAATDRENTTKLERAGADAVISPAMLGGHLLVQSALGEDENELIKHIMRSD; this is encoded by the coding sequence ATGGCCGAGGAAGGGTGGATACGAGCGCGGCTGCCGGACAACTGGCGGCGGCTCCTCTCGATTCAGGCGGCCGTGATGCTCGCGTTGAGCGTCGCGATCCTCTCGGTCGGGACGGCCGTCGTCAACATCGGCTTCGATTTCGTCGGCGGGCCGCTCGCGGAGTACGTCCCCGACCCCGTCCGGGACGCGGCCGGCTTCACCGGCGCCCTGACGGGGTTTCTGATGGTCGGCAGCGCGCTCGCGCTCCGGCGCGGGCTGCGAGCGGGGTGGTGGGCGACGCTGCTGTTGCTCCCGCTGACCGCCGCGCAGGGCCTGCTCCAGTCGAGTCAGTTCTCGCTGCCGCTTGTCGTTCTGTCGCTGATCGCGATCCCGGTGGTGTTGCTCAACTACCGCCGGTTCGACAAGTCGCTCTCGCTTGGGACGACCCAGATCGCCGCCGGCTTCGCGCTGCTGGGCGTCCAGGCCTACGGCACCATCGGCGCGTACGCGCTCCGGGAGGATTTCGAGGGCATCACGACCATCCTCGACGCGTTCTACTTCACGCTGATCACCTCGAGCACGGTGGGCTACGGCGACGTCACGCCGGACTCGGGGTCGACGGAGGCGATGCTGTTCACGATGTCCGTGCTCGTGCTGGGCGTGGCCAGTTTCGGTATCGCCATCGGGGCGCTCGTCGGGCCGGCGATCCAGACCCGCATCACGAAGACACTCGGAAAGATGACCGATACGCAACTCGAACTGCTCGAGGATCACGTCCTCGTGCTGGGATACGGCGAACTGACTGAACCGATCGTCGACGAACTCGCCGCCAACGACCGGCAGTTCGTCGTCGTGACGAACGACCGCGAGGCGGCCTCGGAGCTCTCCGATCGGGACATCTCCGTGGTTTCGGGCGATCCGAGCGACGAGGAGCCCCTCGAGCGGGCGAAGATCGAGCGCGCGAGCGCCATCCTCGTCGCCACGAACCACGACGCGGAGGACGCGCTCGCGATCCTCACCGCGCGCCAGTTGGCCCCGGAGACCCGCATCGTCGCCGCCGCGACCGACCGCGAGAACACGACGAAACTCGAGCGTGCGGGCGCGGACGCGGTGATCAGTCCAGCGATGCTCGGCGGCCACCTCCTCGTCCAGTCGGCGCTGGGCGAAGACGAGAACGAACTGATCAAGCACATCATGCGCAGCGACTGA